The Penaeus monodon isolate SGIC_2016 chromosome 6, NSTDA_Pmon_1, whole genome shotgun sequence genomic sequence ATTCCGGCCTTATGGTTCTCGACGCGACAGGTGATCAGGTCGGATTACAGGTCGATGGTATGTCTTAAATAATAACGAAATACGTGCAGGATCATGGGAATGTATGGTTACTTATGACATGAGtaattgatgaaaaatatatagtatcAAAGAATGACATATTCATGAATGGGAAAACTTATGAGTGATTTACAGTGACCATCACTAAGCGAGCTGACGCAATGGCAACTTGCTCAGGTGAAGACTACAATGCGATGCGAGAGTGCGTAGCTCAGGCGAGGCGGTGCTAGGGGATGTAACTAATGCTAGCGCGACGCGACGTGAAGAGCGTGAAGCGAGGCGGAGAGATCCGCGGTACTCCGTGTTGTCATTGGGACATGATCTAGACTAGAGCAGGTCTGTGCGGGCACAGGTATCCCCAGGGGAGTTTGGCGTCGGACCAGGCTATAGCGTGTTCCACTGACAGGGGCCGTCGCCGGTGTAGATGCGCTCACTGACGGGCAGGATACCCACGAGGTACTCGTCCAGCATCTGCAGGGCAGGGACTGAGTGCCCCACCCCGCGGAACGCGATCGTGGCATCCCGGCCGGCGTGTTCCATGACGACGTCCTCTCCACCCGGATGCTCCAAGAGGAACCTCGTCACGTCGAAGACCTACAGgtcagaaaaaataacaataaggaacCGAATAATCTACATTGTTAGTGATATCAACAAATGGAGAATACAGTAATAATTCAGCCATAATAAAATTGTATGCGGAGACAGCACGGAAGGCACCTCACCTTATCGTACAAGATGATCCAGCAGTCGTCGAAGGTTTCGTGCTCTGCCACTTCGTTTAGGGAGTAAATGGCCAGCCCCGTCTGAGCGTCCTTCGCGCGGTCGCCGTGGGTGTCGGCGCCGCTGCAGGGGTCTCGGTAGCCGAGGGTGTGGGAGGCGAACTCAAGGGTCTGCGCGGCGAAGTTGACGAGGGTCTTCGGCTGCAGCATGTACAGGGGCACTCGGCCGTATTGGTGCTTCATCATTCCTGTAAGAAAAAACACAGTATGTTACACTTAGAATCGAATCTCAAAGGTCTATAGTACGATCACGCACCAGATGAAAAAAATGTCTTATTAACATAACCGGTACTGAGAGGTACATATTGCCACTATATTTACTTAAGTCCACAGTATTGGATGTTgccaaaaagagaaggaaatgcgAGACTTCATGTACAAACACGAGAGcatccacgaaaaaaaaattggtctcaGTCAGCAAACAAATCAGCATGGAATTTTCCACTCCAAATCAGGTTCTTTGTTTATAAACAAAAAGTAACATATATTTGCCATCATGTATTCAAGTTAAATTTTACAATCACTCAACAGCGTCAAGAAATGCACACTGACCTTTTGTTTATAAATAagcactgaagaaattcaaatgtTGTGCGGACGCTGACCAGAAGCCAAGCAAGCAAGCTCCTCACTCTCTGGAAGAAGCTAGAAGACTGATACTTACCGGCGGACTCACCGTCTTAAATACTCTTTCTTGACCAGCAACCTGACTGTCACACAAACACCGGATCCTCTGTACATgtgctttctcattttttcctcatcGTAGCTTCTCTACAAATGTGCAAGAaagttgtgtggtgttttaagtATACGTAAAGCACCAGGATATGgaataaaatgatgaaagtaaaagCAAATGTCACATATTTACATGTTGGCAACTTACTTTTCAGGTTACGTCAGCCAGACTGAATAGTTGTAGCCCCCGGCACTGCCCAGCCGCTGGACCAATCAACGTTCAGTATTATGGGGGTGTGGTGTATAGATGTTCTCATTGGCTACAACGGTCGTCCGATGGATGacgaaatttatgaaaaaaatgtagagTTCGAGGACACTACGCAATGCACGGAAGGCGTAGTAAGGAATGTGACGCAGTGTTTACGTTAGGATGAAACGTTAGGGGGTCAGGACCGACCCGTACACCATCACCTttagtcctcccccctcccactcccctccccggtccttctctccctgcctccccttgcTCGCTGCATTCAAATATTTTGATGGCGCTGCATCAGTGTTTTTATAGTTGGGGGCCAAGATAGCTAAATTGTAGATGAAAGTAAATATGGTTCATGAAAATATGAATCACTTTAGTAATTTGCGTCACTTTAGGAAAGTGCGTATGTGGATGTGGTAACGAGTCACTGGAATTTGCGTCCATTCTTAAGGCACTGTAGAAGCATCATGACGATTTCATGAAAGGGGAAGATATGTACATTAAAAACATGAATTCAATTCTAACCAAATTCGCAATAGCTGAGTGTAAGGAGCTCATCCGCCCTTACTGTGAGTCAACAGAACTACATCAGCTTCTTGGTCGCAGCATCAGCATGTGAACTGAAAATCGCTTGGAAATCGCTctgaaaataaacccaaaagagTTGCATtatccacacaaacaaaaaaaaaagatgaaggaaaagtgcAAGGAGAACAGATAAGGAAAGACAAAAATGTTCGTTACGGGCAGCGTGCTTTGGGCGGGGCGACATCAGGGtcaagggtgggggagagagtgggggggggggggcagtgcgtAGTTTTCTGATGAAATGTTTACGCTCGCGCCGTCAGACGGGCCGCCGCGACTCTCACTTCGCGCGGCTGCTCGTGGGAACGGCCGTTGATTTTCATCatttgtttacatacacacacacatacacacacacacacacacacacacacacacacacacacacacacacacacacacacacacacacacacacacacacacacacacacacacacacaacacacacacacacacacacacacacacacacacacacacacacacacacacacacacacacacacatcattatacacatataatatacatattatatatatatattatattatccataatataatattcatatttaagcTTACCAACAACAATTGATactaaaaaacaacatacatatatatctatatctatctatctatctatctattatatatatatatatatatatatatatatatatatatatatatatattgtatatacatatatatatatatattatatatcatatatatatattcatcatatcatatatatatattatatatatataaatcactgtGTATGTCCAtcaacacatatcacacacacaagacatcaatatatatatatatatatatatatatatatatatatatatatatatatataaaatatatatttacatatacatatgcatatacatatacatatacatatacacacacacacacacacacacacacacacacacacacacacacacacacacacacacacacacacacacacacacacacacacacacacacacacacacacacacacacacacacacacacacacacacacacccacacacacacacacacacacacacacacacacacacacacacacacacacacacacatatatatatatatatatatatatatatatatatatatatttacatatacatatgcatatacatatacatatacatatacatatacatacatacacacacacacacacacacacacacacacacacacacacacacacacacacacacacacacacacacacacacacacacacacacacacacactcacacacacacacacacacacacacacacacacacacacacacccacacacacacacacacacacacacacacacatatatatatatatatatatatatatatatatatatatatatatatatatatatatatatacatacacacacacaatcatgtatGAAgcaatcatatatctatatacacatgtacattatTTATTCCTATtagcattaagaaaaaatagttaactcaaaaaagaaaaaaaaaacaatcgtcgATCTAGAAACGAGAGCAGGATGAGAGGTTTCCATGTCGTTGAACCTCAGATTAGAAAGTGGCATTCCCGCGAGACGGAGTCTGGGCGTTTGAAATGTATATGCagtcatacatacttacatacgtacatacatacatatatacaggtatgcatacatatatacatacatatatacatacatgcatacctacatacatgcatacctacatacatacatatatacatatatatattatatatatatatatatatatatatatatatatatacatacatatatacttacatatatgcatacaacacacacacacacacacacacacacacacacacatacacacacaaacacacacacacatacacacgcacaaacacacacacatattatatatatatatatatatatatatatatatatatatatatatatatatatatttatatataagcttcTCCCTTGAGGTAAAGGGTGAGAGCAGGAATTTGTAGCCTTGAAGCTTCTTAAGTTGTCAAAAGGAAAaactatgtatgtagtatgaagtttcctcttctctctctctctctctctctctctctctctctctctctctctctctctctctctctctctctctctctctctctctctctcgctctctctttctaccccctctccaccccccgtctctctcccttctctctctcattctccccactcattttttgttttcgtttttcgctTTGTTATCCCACGCCATCCTTGACTGACGGCGCTCTTTAGAGTTGCTTGGAAATCGAACTACAGTGATGCGAAGGACGTCGAGGCCTCCAGCATGCGAGAGGGGAATCCCCGCTTGCGATCCCAATGAAAGTTCAGGCATCTTTTTCCTGTTGAATGAGAGACGAGTTATTTCCAGACTTGTTATTCGTAGATATAATTAGGCACATCACTCTGTATGTATGAATTGTCTCACActtgcgtatacatatatgcccacacacaagAATATgcagcatatattcatatatatatatatatatatatatatatatatatatatatattatatatatatatatatatatatatattatatatatatatatatatatatatatatattatatatatatatatatatatatatttatatatatacatacactcatatatataggtatatatatatatatatatatatatatatatatatatatatatatatatatatatatatatatatatatatatatatatatatatatgtgtgtgtgtgtgtgtgtgtgtgtgtgtgtgtgtgtgttgtgtgtgtgtgtgtgtgtgtgtgtgtgtgtttgtgtgtgtgtatagatataaatatgatatatatatatgtatatatatatatatatgtatgtgtgtgtgtgtatgtgtgtgtgcgtgtgagtgtgtgtgtgtgtgtgagtgtgtgtgtaaatatatatatatatatatatatatatatatatatatatacatatatttatatatatatatatttacacacacacacacacacacacacacacacacacacacgcgcgctcgcgcgcgcgcgcgcgctttactctgtgtatgtgtatacatatctatatatttgattGACTGAGTGATTGATTGTTTGACGATGAGGTTACGGGAGATGTAGATCTGCTCAAACACATGTCGAGACTTAATGATTGAAATATGTCTCGTTGAAATATGGCTTATTGCAAATATAGCGAAGTCACGTCATACTCTGTGTTTTGGCGAAGAAATAAAGAGTGTGTTGATTATGATATATGGTTATTGATTATCGTCATATATGATCTTTATGAATGCttcatatataaacaatcaatttgcaaaaaaatagtCGAAGTTTTAATAATCGCAGTTAACCACGTCCTTTACGTgttaacaaaaactaaaaaagtatacttaaatcataattttaattcaGTCAAAATTTGCCATTTGGGTCACCTCGTCTAAGAGTCTCCGTCGGTGTTCTGTCATTGTTCTCCGATTAGTTATCCCGTGACCTTCAAATGTCGCACGCATAAGCTC encodes the following:
- the LOC119574251 gene encoding cytochrome b5-like, which produces MMKHQYGRVPLYMLQPKTLVNFAAQTLEFASHTLGYRDPCSGADTHGDRAKDAQTGLAIYSLNEVAEHETFDDCWIILYDKVFDVTRFLLEHPGGEDVVMEHAGRDATIAFRGVGHSVPALQMLDEYLVGILPVSERIYTGDGPCQWNTL